A window from Rhizosphaericola mali encodes these proteins:
- a CDS encoding PstS family phosphate ABC transporter substrate-binding protein encodes MQVFYNIKSSFKKIVYILGFACVTLASSCKEKEKPTVDNRDSPLKGTIKISVDESFKPVIEQELEMYHVTYPNSNIIAEYKSEADCLKDLAGDSTRIIVIGRGLDTSEIRYYKEQLDYVPKYQVEAFDALTLITNVQSHDSAFTFAQLKSLLEDKKPSNNMVVVDGENATSTVTYLMDSILHGKEFGINVKGAGNSPAVLDIVATNPNAIGFVGSSWIGNFKDPKQEAYLKKIRPAMIECKICGKGVFAKPAQASISSMQYPLFRPVYAIVKENYLGLGSGFYNFLSSERGQLIFSRALLVPAQMAFNIQKVNLK; translated from the coding sequence ATGCAGGTATTTTACAATATAAAAAGTTCTTTTAAAAAAATCGTCTACATACTTGGTTTTGCATGTGTTACACTTGCCTCATCTTGTAAGGAAAAAGAAAAACCTACCGTCGATAACAGAGATTCGCCTTTAAAAGGAACGATTAAAATAAGTGTCGACGAAAGTTTCAAACCTGTAATCGAGCAGGAACTAGAGATGTACCATGTCACTTATCCCAATAGCAATATCATCGCAGAATATAAATCAGAAGCGGATTGCTTGAAAGATCTGGCTGGAGATAGTACACGTATAATCGTTATAGGTAGAGGGTTAGACACATCAGAAATCAGATATTATAAGGAGCAATTAGATTATGTTCCGAAATATCAAGTGGAAGCTTTTGATGCATTGACACTCATCACCAATGTACAATCGCACGATAGTGCCTTCACATTTGCACAATTGAAAAGTTTGCTAGAGGATAAAAAGCCAAGCAACAATATGGTAGTTGTCGATGGGGAGAATGCGACAAGTACGGTAACTTATCTTATGGACTCTATTCTGCATGGTAAAGAATTTGGTATAAATGTAAAAGGAGCAGGCAATAGTCCGGCTGTGTTGGACATAGTTGCCACCAATCCTAATGCGATAGGATTTGTTGGTTCTTCTTGGATTGGTAATTTTAAAGATCCTAAACAGGAAGCATATTTAAAAAAAATAAGACCAGCAATGATTGAATGTAAGATTTGTGGCAAAGGGGTATTTGCAAAACCAGCTCAAGCATCCATATCATCTATGCAATATCCGTTGTTTAGACCAGTATATGCAATAGTAAAAGAAAATTACTTAGGATTAGGTTCTGGCTTTTACAATTTTTTGAGTAGTGAAAGAGGTCAATTGATATTTAGCAGAGCATTATTAGTGCCTGCACAGATGGCTTTCAACATACAGAAAGTCAATTTAAAATAG
- a CDS encoding TPM domain-containing protein, translated as MKNKILYFFRLLLVLTFFSVSIYSIAQKLPDRPNPPRLVNDFAHFLSGDQVALLEQKLDALDDSTSNQIAVVTINSLEGYPIEDYANKLFRAWGIGNKKTNNGVLIIVSKEDRQMRIEVGYGLEGAIPDITTSDIIAHDLTPYFKQNNYYVGLDKAVDDLSAAAVGEYHVARQRNDDSDGGGALIFFIILIIVIIIIIKTRGGGNGGGGRYYSRRGSDNFLTGMILGNLLGGGNSGGGFGGGSSGGGFGGFGGGSSGGGGASGSW; from the coding sequence TTGAAAAATAAAATATTGTATTTTTTCCGTCTATTGTTAGTGCTAACTTTCTTTTCAGTTAGCATATATAGTATTGCTCAGAAATTGCCCGACAGACCTAATCCACCAAGACTAGTCAATGATTTTGCGCATTTTCTTTCTGGTGATCAAGTAGCGTTATTAGAACAAAAATTGGATGCTTTAGATGACAGCACTTCTAATCAGATTGCCGTTGTTACCATTAATTCATTAGAAGGTTATCCAATAGAAGACTATGCAAATAAATTATTTAGAGCATGGGGTATTGGTAATAAAAAAACAAATAACGGCGTACTTATCATTGTATCCAAAGAAGATCGGCAGATGCGCATTGAAGTCGGATATGGACTTGAGGGGGCTATTCCAGACATTACAACTTCAGATATTATAGCACATGATCTTACACCTTATTTTAAACAAAACAATTACTACGTAGGCCTTGACAAAGCGGTAGATGATCTTAGTGCCGCTGCAGTGGGAGAATATCATGTAGCAAGACAAAGAAACGATGATTCAGATGGAGGAGGAGCTCTTATTTTTTTCATTATTTTAATTATTGTTATCATAATCATTATCAAAACTCGAGGAGGTGGCAATGGCGGTGGTGGTAGATATTATAGCCGACGAGGTTCAGATAATTTCCTTACAGGAATGATTTTAGGTAATTTACTTGGTGGCGGCAATAGCGGAGGCGGCTTCGGTGGAGGATCTTCTGGTGGTGGATTTGGAGGATTTGGTGGTGGATCTTCTGGTGGCGGTGGCGCTAGCGGAAGTTGGTAA
- a CDS encoding n-acetylglutamate synthase: MQINYNGKKFKPISNTENGETSDETIFEYVQSGNFLHSNYSGGKIKIGHLIATVSDTGRIDMVYHHINLDGMVMTGKYQSVPEILPNGKIRLHEAWQWTNGDQSSGNSILDEII, translated from the coding sequence ATGCAGATTAATTATAATGGCAAAAAATTCAAGCCCATTTCTAATACTGAAAATGGAGAAACGAGCGATGAAACAATATTTGAATATGTACAATCAGGCAATTTTCTTCACTCTAATTATAGTGGCGGTAAAATCAAAATTGGCCACTTAATAGCAACAGTGAGCGATACAGGAAGGATTGACATGGTGTATCATCACATCAATTTGGATGGAATGGTTATGACCGGCAAATATCAATCCGTCCCTGAAATCCTACCTAACGGGAAAATAAGATTACATGAGGCTTGGCAATGGACCAATGGAGATCAATCTTCTGGAAATTCAATTTTAGATGAAATCATCTAA